From Streptomyces sp. CMB-StM0423, a single genomic window includes:
- a CDS encoding serine/threonine-protein kinase, translating to MVEQLAQHDPRRIGPFEVLGRLGAGGMGLVYLARSASGRRVAIKTVRTELAEDQLFRVRFTREVEAARAVSGFYTAPVVDADPRAAVPWLATAYMPAPSLEEMVNDCGPLPPKAVRWIAAGVAEALQSIHGAGLVHRDLKPSNVLVLEDGPRVIDFGIASGVSNTRLTMTNVAVGTPAYMSPEQARDSRSVTGASDVFSLGSTLVFAATGHAPFHGANPVETVFMLLREGPDLEGLPGELRPLIEACMQMTADQRPSPEALQSDLAPHLFGAAGDDSGTASAWLPRTAIRMIETRRGAAATLGGAGAHGGSSGRHGGSRGSSASRRSMPPRPAHPPSAGPGAGGVPQSAPHSVPQPAPHSAPHSAPGRHAGPPGSGPAHGPGGAGPAHAAPGGAAAAPPAAPPERVPPQPAPASAAAPPQAPGADVQLAGAPVPIGPGPRVVDARAARARAAADGGLDLGWARPRGSAAAPGTQQAPAAHSGGHPPAGSPPTTAPTPPAEAPPQEPARWRPWRFRMSNDVWGKPVVSGNLLYVTSFEVHALDVTSGRRQFKTREVAWSMALSEGLIHASDGPSLYALDAADGRERWRHGTGGWVYSLQVAAGTVVTGTRGGGLQARHAATGEPLWEHSGAQTGFETQEAGPLAHDGTVYVWGDGRLRALDTRSGAERWSYPIGDAAACGGVPVRLHPADDVAAGPTVFAAAGKRVLALDAAYGTLRWTFEAPAVILSPPAYAPGAALTGGGVFVADHLGTVYALDAADGRERWRIATEARQSIEPVLVADNHVHVGSGAALYTLDAVAGTPMWRFATRGDLIGAPVAADGRVHFGSADHCIYAVDAVGGQLRWKLATDGEITGSPVVANGVVYACSKDRCVYALDAGKGTARR from the coding sequence GTGGTCGAGCAGCTTGCGCAGCACGACCCGAGGCGGATCGGTCCTTTCGAGGTGCTCGGCAGGCTGGGCGCCGGCGGGATGGGTCTCGTCTATCTCGCGCGGTCGGCCTCCGGCCGCCGCGTAGCGATCAAGACTGTCCGCACCGAGCTCGCCGAGGACCAGCTCTTCCGCGTGCGCTTCACCCGCGAGGTCGAGGCCGCCCGGGCCGTCAGCGGCTTCTACACCGCCCCCGTCGTCGACGCCGACCCGCGCGCCGCCGTGCCGTGGCTCGCCACCGCGTACATGCCCGCGCCCTCGCTGGAGGAGATGGTCAACGACTGCGGTCCGCTGCCGCCGAAGGCCGTGCGGTGGATCGCCGCGGGCGTCGCGGAGGCGCTGCAGTCCATCCACGGCGCCGGGCTCGTCCACCGCGACCTCAAGCCGTCCAACGTGCTGGTCCTGGAGGACGGGCCGCGCGTGATCGACTTCGGTATCGCGTCCGGGGTCTCCAACACCCGGCTGACCATGACCAACGTCGCCGTCGGCACGCCCGCGTACATGTCGCCGGAACAGGCGCGCGACTCGCGCAGCGTGACGGGTGCCAGCGACGTCTTCTCACTCGGCTCCACCCTCGTCTTCGCCGCTACGGGCCACGCGCCGTTCCACGGCGCGAACCCCGTCGAGACCGTGTTCATGCTGCTGCGCGAGGGGCCCGACCTGGAGGGGCTGCCGGGTGAGCTGCGGCCGCTCATCGAGGCGTGCATGCAGATGACCGCCGACCAACGGCCCTCGCCGGAGGCGCTGCAGTCCGACCTGGCGCCGCACCTGTTCGGCGCCGCGGGTGACGACAGCGGTACGGCGTCGGCGTGGCTACCGCGTACGGCGATCCGGATGATCGAGACGCGCCGGGGAGCCGCGGCCACGCTGGGCGGGGCCGGGGCGCACGGGGGTTCTTCGGGGCGGCACGGAGGGTCGCGGGGGTCCTCCGCCTCGCGCCGGTCGATGCCGCCGCGGCCCGCGCACCCGCCGTCGGCGGGTCCGGGGGCGGGGGGCGTACCGCAGTCGGCGCCCCACTCCGTACCCCAGCCGGCACCGCACTCCGCACCGCACTCCGCCCCCGGGCGGCACGCCGGGCCACCCGGGTCAGGACCCGCCCACGGCCCCGGCGGCGCGGGGCCCGCCCATGCTGCGCCCGGCGGCGCCGCGGCCGCACCCCCCGCGGCGCCGCCGGAGCGCGTGCCCCCGCAGCCGGCCCCCGCGTCCGCCGCCGCGCCGCCGCAGGCCCCCGGCGCCGACGTCCAGTTGGCCGGCGCCCCCGTGCCCATCGGCCCCGGACCCCGCGTCGTGGACGCCCGCGCGGCCCGCGCCCGCGCCGCCGCGGACGGCGGGCTCGACCTGGGCTGGGCCCGGCCCCGCGGCTCGGCCGCGGCGCCCGGCACCCAGCAGGCGCCCGCCGCGCACTCCGGCGGCCACCCGCCCGCCGGCTCCCCGCCCACCACCGCACCCACGCCCCCGGCCGAGGCGCCGCCGCAGGAGCCGGCGCGGTGGCGGCCGTGGCGGTTCCGGATGTCCAACGACGTGTGGGGCAAGCCCGTCGTCTCCGGAAACCTGCTCTACGTCACCTCCTTCGAGGTCCACGCCCTGGATGTGACCAGCGGCAGGCGGCAGTTCAAGACCCGCGAGGTCGCCTGGTCCATGGCGCTGTCCGAGGGCCTGATCCACGCCTCGGACGGCCCCAGCCTGTACGCCCTGGACGCCGCCGACGGCCGCGAGCGCTGGCGCCACGGCACCGGCGGCTGGGTGTACTCGCTCCAGGTCGCCGCCGGCACCGTCGTCACCGGCACCCGCGGCGGCGGCCTCCAGGCCCGGCACGCCGCCACCGGCGAGCCGCTGTGGGAACACAGCGGCGCCCAGACGGGGTTCGAGACCCAGGAAGCCGGGCCGCTGGCCCACGACGGCACGGTCTACGTCTGGGGCGACGGCCGGCTGCGCGCCCTGGACACCCGCTCCGGCGCCGAACGCTGGTCCTACCCCATCGGCGACGCCGCCGCCTGCGGCGGCGTCCCGGTGCGGCTGCACCCCGCCGACGACGTGGCCGCAGGACCCACGGTCTTCGCCGCCGCCGGCAAGCGGGTCCTCGCCCTGGACGCCGCGTACGGCACGCTGCGCTGGACGTTCGAGGCCCCCGCGGTGATCCTCAGCCCGCCCGCGTACGCCCCGGGCGCGGCGCTGACCGGCGGCGGCGTCTTCGTCGCCGACCACCTCGGCACCGTCTACGCCCTCGACGCCGCCGACGGCCGCGAACGCTGGCGCATCGCCACCGAGGCCCGCCAGTCCATCGAACCCGTCCTCGTCGCCGACAACCACGTCCACGTCGGCAGCGGCGCCGCCCTCTACACCCTCGACGCCGTCGCCGGCACCCCGATGTGGCGCTTCGCCACCCGCGGCGACCTCATCGGCGCCCCCGTCGCCGCCGACGGCCGCGTCCACTTCGGCTCCGCGGACCACTGCATCTACGCCGTCGACGCCGTCGGCGGCCAACTCCGCTGGAAACTCGCCACCGACGGCGAGATCACCGGCTCCCCCGTCGTCGCCAACGGCGTCGTCTACGCCTGTAGTAAAGACCGCTGCGTCTACGCCCTCGACGCCGGAAAGGGCACCGCCCGGCGCTGA
- a CDS encoding VOC family protein has product MAVFAEGSPCWADATLPDLRAGERFYGELFGWTFTEGGAGTDAGPGFPRHSRAYLDGRPIAALVAKRDGRMPTAWGIHLATPDLAGTVEKVRRAGGTVLTEPVAASDAGRSATVADPDGAVFSVWQAGERPGFGVTDVPGSFCWTEVYVRNADAADAFYPAVFGYELQAPPFDAGDFKAWALPESGRQVAGRAMVGDVLPREMPPHFLVYFRVGDVGDALRTVRRGGGRVLVDRQEIPGATFAVVVDNQGAAFAVMDGAAAGDDEPAGAEAAQGEAAQGPPAATGDGEPPRSGSAGAGGTASGARAAEPPSAPATSADGT; this is encoded by the coding sequence ATGGCCGTATTCGCCGAGGGCTCACCCTGCTGGGCCGACGCCACACTGCCCGACCTGCGCGCCGGTGAGCGCTTCTACGGTGAGCTGTTCGGCTGGACGTTCACGGAGGGCGGCGCGGGTACGGACGCCGGCCCCGGCTTCCCCCGGCACTCCCGGGCGTACCTCGACGGCAGGCCGATCGCCGCGCTCGTCGCCAAGCGCGACGGCCGGATGCCCACCGCCTGGGGCATCCACCTGGCCACCCCCGACCTCGCCGGCACCGTGGAGAAGGTCCGGCGGGCCGGCGGGACCGTGCTCACCGAGCCGGTGGCGGCCTCGGACGCCGGCCGCTCGGCGACGGTCGCGGACCCGGACGGCGCGGTGTTCTCCGTCTGGCAGGCGGGCGAGCGGCCGGGCTTCGGCGTGACCGACGTGCCGGGCTCCTTCTGCTGGACCGAGGTCTACGTACGGAACGCGGACGCGGCCGACGCCTTCTACCCGGCGGTTTTCGGCTACGAGTTGCAGGCACCCCCGTTCGACGCGGGCGACTTCAAGGCGTGGGCGCTGCCGGAGTCCGGCCGGCAGGTGGCGGGCCGGGCGATGGTCGGAGACGTGCTGCCGCGGGAGATGCCGCCGCACTTCCTCGTCTACTTCCGGGTGGGCGACGTCGGCGACGCGCTGCGGACGGTACGGCGCGGGGGCGGGCGGGTGCTCGTGGACCGGCAGGAGATCCCGGGCGCGACGTTCGCGGTGGTGGTGGACAACCAGGGGGCGGCGTTCGCGGTGATGGACGGGGCGGCGGCCGGGGACGACGAACCGGCGGGAGCCGAGGCGGCACAGGGCGAGGCGGCACAGGGCCCGCCCGCCGCCACCGGGGACGGCGAGCCGCCGCGGAGCGGGTCGGCCGGGGCCGGCGGCACCGCCTCCGGCGCGCGCGCAGCGGAGCCGCCCTCCGCCCCCGCGACCAGCGCCGACGGGACCTGA
- a CDS encoding TetR family transcriptional regulator, giving the protein MTGQVRTVDGRVAGRRGQATRTKLLECLGEMLDSSPYRDVKVIDVARRAGTSPATFYQYFPDVEGAVLELAEQMAKEGAGLTGLVAGRSWTGKSGAQAAEELVDGFLGFWRRNEAILRVVDLGAAEGDKRFYKIRMKILNSVTKSLTESIRELQAKGKADAAVHPAAVAGSLVVMLAGVAAHQKAFQTWGVKQAELKPSLALLVHLGVTGRKPPKQV; this is encoded by the coding sequence ATGACAGGTCAAGTTCGGACGGTCGACGGCCGTGTCGCCGGCCGGCGCGGCCAGGCGACCCGCACCAAGTTGCTCGAATGCCTCGGCGAGATGCTCGACTCCTCGCCGTACCGGGACGTGAAGGTGATCGACGTCGCCCGCAGGGCGGGCACCTCGCCGGCGACTTTCTACCAGTACTTCCCCGATGTCGAGGGCGCGGTACTGGAGCTGGCGGAGCAGATGGCCAAGGAGGGCGCCGGTCTGACCGGGCTCGTGGCGGGCCGTTCGTGGACGGGCAAGTCCGGGGCCCAGGCCGCGGAGGAGCTGGTCGACGGGTTCCTCGGGTTCTGGCGGCGGAACGAGGCGATCCTGCGGGTCGTCGACCTCGGGGCCGCCGAGGGCGACAAGCGGTTCTACAAGATCCGGATGAAGATCCTGAACTCCGTCACCAAGTCCCTCACCGAGTCGATCCGGGAGCTCCAGGCGAAGGGCAAGGCCGACGCGGCCGTGCACCCGGCGGCGGTGGCCGGGTCGCTGGTGGTGATGCTCGCCGGGGTGGCAGCGCACCAGAAGGCGTTCCAGACCTGGGGCGTGAAGCAGGCGGAGCTGAAGCCGTCGCTGGCGCTGCTGGTGCACCTCGGGGTGACGGGGCGGAAGCCGCCGAAGCAGGTGTGA
- a CDS encoding flavin-containing monooxygenase → MLVVGGGPAGLATAAALRAAGVRAVVLERGARVGDSWRRHYDGLRLHTPRGMSGLPGTPLPRRYGRWVGRDELAHYLEEYAEGHELEIVHNVEVARVDRAGSGSGSGSASGPGPGSGSGSGSGPGWTVAATGGRVLDGRRVVVATGYCHTPYVPDWPGRDTYRGELLHAAHYRNPAPYEGKDVLVVGGGNTGAEIAVELAAGGAQRVRLAVRTLPHVVRRPAAGWCAAAGRRLSGALPARTVDRLAGRVSRIGVPDLGAYGLPRPASGLYTRLREGAVPVVDTGLVAAVRDRRVLPVPAVAALDGDGVILADGDRAEPDVVIAATGWRRGLEELVGHLDVLDARGLPRARRWRSPEGARGLHFVGFAGPVSGSLREIGAEAGELAREVAGES, encoded by the coding sequence GTGCTCGTCGTCGGCGGCGGCCCCGCCGGGCTCGCGACGGCGGCGGCGCTGCGGGCGGCCGGGGTCCGGGCCGTGGTCCTGGAGCGGGGCGCCCGGGTCGGCGACTCGTGGCGCCGGCACTACGACGGACTGCGGCTGCACACGCCGCGGGGGATGTCGGGGCTGCCGGGCACGCCGCTCCCGCGCCGGTACGGGCGGTGGGTGGGGCGGGACGAGCTCGCGCACTACCTGGAGGAGTATGCGGAGGGCCACGAGCTGGAGATCGTCCACAACGTGGAGGTGGCGCGGGTCGACCGCGCGGGCTCGGGTTCCGGGTCCGGGTCTGCGTCCGGGCCCGGGCCCGGGTCCGGTTCCGGGTCCGGGTCCGGGCCCGGATGGACGGTGGCCGCGACCGGGGGCCGCGTCCTCGACGGCCGCCGGGTCGTCGTCGCCACCGGGTACTGCCACACCCCGTACGTACCGGACTGGCCCGGCCGCGACACGTACCGCGGCGAACTCCTGCACGCCGCGCACTACCGCAACCCCGCCCCGTACGAGGGCAAGGACGTCCTCGTCGTCGGCGGCGGCAACACGGGCGCGGAGATAGCCGTGGAGCTGGCGGCCGGCGGCGCGCAGCGGGTGCGGCTGGCGGTACGGACGCTGCCGCACGTCGTCCGCAGACCGGCCGCCGGCTGGTGCGCGGCGGCGGGCCGGCGGCTGAGCGGCGCGCTGCCGGCCAGGACGGTGGACCGGCTGGCGGGCAGGGTCAGCCGGATCGGGGTCCCGGACCTCGGCGCGTACGGGCTGCCCCGCCCGGCGAGCGGCCTCTACACCCGGCTGCGGGAGGGGGCGGTCCCCGTCGTCGACACGGGCCTGGTCGCGGCGGTACGCGACCGCCGGGTGCTCCCGGTCCCGGCGGTGGCGGCGCTGGACGGCGACGGCGTCATCCTCGCGGACGGCGACCGCGCGGAACCTGACGTGGTGATCGCGGCGACGGGCTGGCGGCGAGGGCTGGAGGAACTGGTCGGCCACCTGGACGTGCTGGACGCCCGCGGCCTGCCGCGAGCGCGGCGGTGGCGGTCGCCGGAAGGGGCGCGGGGGCTGCACTTCGTGGGGTTCGCGGGGCCGGTGAGCGGAAGCCTGCGGGAGATCGGGGCGGAGGCGGGGGAGCTGGCGCGAGAGGTGGCGGGGGAGAGCTGA
- a CDS encoding class I SAM-dependent methyltransferase yields the protein MERDVRSVEDVLRLMDGMFEAGADRWSDRGGGWWDGFYADREREVPFFAAKPDENLAAYLDRGLVTPGRALDLGSGPGRNAVFLAGHGFGVEAVDLSATAIAWGEERAREAGVAVRFHCGDAFDLVRDEPHPVRADPGPVRDRPRPLRGGPYDLVYDSGCFHHLPPHRRVSYLALLRAHVAPGGHFGLACFAAGAGGMGSELPDAELYGDGRLHGGLAYTAQSLRWIFGALGWEEVELRRMRDEGADSAYFGEAFLWTALFRRPVRGDRCEAGGGLTAAGPA from the coding sequence ATGGAGCGGGACGTACGGTCCGTGGAGGACGTACTGCGGCTCATGGACGGGATGTTCGAGGCTGGCGCGGACCGGTGGAGCGACCGGGGCGGCGGCTGGTGGGACGGCTTCTACGCGGACCGGGAGCGGGAGGTCCCGTTCTTCGCCGCCAAGCCCGACGAGAACCTCGCCGCGTACCTCGACCGCGGCCTCGTCACCCCCGGCCGGGCCCTCGACCTCGGCAGCGGCCCCGGGCGCAACGCGGTCTTCCTCGCCGGGCACGGCTTCGGCGTCGAGGCGGTCGACCTCTCCGCCACCGCCATCGCGTGGGGCGAGGAGCGGGCGCGGGAGGCGGGGGTGGCGGTGCGGTTCCACTGCGGTGACGCCTTCGACCTCGTACGGGACGAGCCCCATCCCGTACGCGCCGATCCCGGTCCCGTACGCGACCGGCCCCGCCCCCTGCGCGGCGGCCCGTACGACCTCGTCTACGACTCCGGCTGCTTCCACCACCTGCCCCCGCACCGCCGCGTCAGCTACCTCGCCCTCCTCCGCGCGCACGTCGCCCCCGGCGGGCACTTCGGCCTCGCCTGCTTCGCGGCCGGCGCCGGCGGGATGGGATCGGAGCTGCCCGACGCCGAGTTGTACGGGGACGGGCGGCTGCACGGCGGGCTGGCGTACACGGCGCAGTCGCTGCGGTGGATCTTCGGCGCGCTGGGGTGGGAGGAGGTCGAGCTGCGGCGGATGCGGGACGAGGGGGCGGACTCGGCGTACTTCGGCGAGGCGTTCTTGTGGACGGCCCTGTTCCGGCGACCGGTTCGAGGTGACCGCTGTGAGGCGGGCGGGGGCCTGACTGCCGCCGGGCCCGCCTGA
- a CDS encoding helix-turn-helix domain-containing protein, with protein MGQRRTSLCEAATQGRLRAPGDPDGIPLLTERERQTLFLVGTGAGNRLIARRLGISERTVRAHLSNAVRKIGVRSRAEAAVFAFAYLDLVDIPAAAEPR; from the coding sequence GTGGGCCAGAGGAGGACGAGCCTGTGCGAGGCCGCCACGCAAGGGCGTTTACGGGCTCCGGGGGACCCGGACGGCATCCCGCTTCTGACCGAGCGTGAGCGCCAGACGCTCTTCCTCGTCGGTACGGGCGCGGGGAACCGGCTGATCGCGCGCCGGCTGGGGATTTCGGAACGGACGGTACGGGCGCATCTCAGCAACGCCGTACGCAAGATCGGGGTCCGCTCGCGCGCGGAGGCGGCGGTCTTCGCGTTCGCCTACCTGGACCTCGTCGACATCCCGGCGGCCGCGGAACCGAGGTGA